A window of Sulfobacillus thermosulfidooxidans contains these coding sequences:
- a CDS encoding MFS transporter, whose protein sequence is MAKATGIRSIWHSMPLTRFTTRENYIWLVVSTVCIGAFMAALDASIVNVALPDMSTYFNASASLVSWVLIAYLLTLTTLLTLFGRLADMLGRRPLYTFGFLVFIVGSAACGAAVNLPMLIVSRVFQAAGAAMLQANSVAIITATVPPSVRGRAIGFQGSAQAIGLSLGPAIGGGLIALFGWRAIFYVNVPVGLIGTAMAAMILPKDKLSGKKTTFDWWGTLFMTPFLVLVMMALTEGMSWGWGSPRILGMFAGALFFLLAFIGRELKFRAPLVDMRLFKIPVFSIGNFTGLLSYLAMFGVLFLMPFYFERVLSFDSAVSGLILTAVPLGMTVAAPKAGALADRYGPRLLTTGGMALTGLAIVGLAFTVAIHASLIPMIIELILVGAGLGIFTPPNNSSVMGSLPSSRLGVGGGILNMARSLGMAMGTAISGTIMATFLALNGGVERAGGPKPPWIPATRYALYVLVALSLLASLLSVFRVAAGEKATTVEKMPLEW, encoded by the coding sequence GTGGCTAAGGCAACAGGTATTCGCAGTATTTGGCATTCCATGCCTCTGACACGATTTACCACACGCGAGAACTATATTTGGTTAGTCGTGTCAACTGTCTGTATTGGGGCGTTTATGGCCGCATTGGATGCCAGCATTGTCAATGTGGCTTTGCCCGACATGAGCACCTATTTTAATGCCAGTGCATCTCTCGTGAGTTGGGTACTCATTGCCTATTTATTAACGTTGACCACCTTGTTAACCTTATTTGGGCGTTTAGCGGATATGCTTGGACGCCGGCCCCTTTACACATTTGGATTTCTAGTGTTTATTGTTGGATCCGCAGCGTGTGGAGCGGCCGTCAATTTACCCATGCTCATTGTATCCCGGGTCTTTCAAGCGGCAGGCGCAGCGATGCTGCAGGCGAATTCCGTTGCCATTATCACCGCCACGGTGCCGCCGTCTGTTCGGGGCAGGGCCATTGGCTTTCAAGGCTCGGCTCAGGCGATTGGCCTGTCTTTAGGTCCGGCTATTGGAGGCGGGCTGATTGCATTGTTTGGCTGGCGAGCGATATTTTATGTGAATGTGCCCGTTGGTCTGATTGGCACCGCCATGGCTGCGATGATTTTACCGAAAGACAAATTAAGCGGGAAAAAGACCACGTTTGATTGGTGGGGCACTTTGTTTATGACGCCGTTTTTAGTGCTCGTCATGATGGCCTTGACCGAAGGTATGTCGTGGGGATGGGGATCGCCACGAATTCTCGGAATGTTTGCCGGAGCCTTGTTCTTTTTGCTCGCTTTTATTGGGCGGGAATTAAAATTCCGGGCACCTTTAGTAGATATGCGTCTGTTTAAAATTCCGGTATTTAGTATCGGGAACTTTACCGGATTGCTGTCATATCTGGCGATGTTTGGTGTTCTCTTTTTAATGCCTTTCTATTTTGAACGAGTCCTAAGCTTTGACTCGGCAGTATCCGGGCTCATTTTAACGGCCGTGCCCCTTGGAATGACTGTTGCAGCACCGAAAGCCGGGGCATTGGCAGACCGTTATGGACCGCGGCTTCTGACAACAGGAGGCATGGCACTTACGGGCCTAGCTATTGTGGGCTTAGCCTTTACCGTAGCGATTCATGCCAGTTTAATCCCCATGATTATCGAATTGATTTTAGTGGGGGCAGGTCTTGGAATCTTTACGCCGCCAAACAATTCGTCGGTCATGGGGAGTTTACCCAGCTCACGTTTGGGTGTTGGCGGAGGTATTTTAAACATGGCCCGTTCTTTGGGAATGGCGATGGGCACGGCAATTTCGGGCACCATTATGGCGACGTTCCTGGCCTTAAATGGCGGGGTTGAACGGGCTGGAGGACCGAAACCGCCATGGATTCCTGCAACGCGTTATGCTCTTTATGTCCTCGTCGCTCTCTCTTTACTGGCCTCCTTACTTTCCGTTTTCCGGGTAGCAGCGGGAGAAAAAGCGACAACCGTGGAGAAAATGCCACTAGAATGGTAA